The genomic segment CCTTATACAATTGTAAATAACTAAACGATTTTTTAATTGACTATCTGCCCTTATGATTTTTTAAACTCCACAGCatcagaaaaatatttatattatcatctttTGCCAGTTTAAAAAATGTTATATAAACTCCTAaaagaatttcaaaataaaataatattttccaaaTCTGGTAAATTTTGAGGATCAACCAATTTCAGAAACGTGATAGGAAAATCCCAGATTCCGTCAACGGAATCAGCGAGAGAGCCGTGAGTATTGCTTCTCATCTCGCCAGCTGTTCCCCCTTGACTCCAGCAaagatctcgacgctcttcaacCAATGGGGAAAAATCCCTCTTTGCGAGAGACATTACTGATTCCTGGTGTCGAGAAAATTACGGTTTTCTGATGTCGTTTGGATACCAGAGaatttctgagggctttttttcctttgggggggggggatcaaaAAGTAATGAGGTTTCTAATGGAAGGGTATTGAAAAAATATTGAAACTGAATTTGTTGACAAACTCAGTGAATTGTGTACCTGGGCGATAATAGATTGATGTGGCTTGTAGTCAATGCAGTTGAATCGTTTGCATGTTGGAAAACGAGAGTAATGTATTGAGAGAGAATTAAAGCAGAATTTATTGGGAAATTATGAACGTGGTcgataatagattgaagtggcttgcagaaattatgtacgtggtcgataatagattgaagtggcttgcagaaattatgtacgtgctcgataatagattgaagtggcTTGCAGAAATTATGTACGTGCTCGATAATAGACTGAAGTGGCTTGCAGAAATTATGTACGTGCTcgataatagattgaagtggcTTGCAGAAATTATGTACGTGGTCGATAGTAGATTGGAGTGACTTGCAGAAATTATGTACGTGGTCGATAGTAGATTGGAGTGACTTGCAGAAATTAGGTACGTGCTcgataatagattgaagtggcttgcagaaattatgtacgtgctcgataatagattgaagtggcTTACAGAAATTATATACGTGCTTGGTAATAGATGAATTGGCTTGCAGAAATTATGTACGTGCTCGATAACAGATTGAAGTGGATTGCAGAAATTATGTACATGCTCGATAGTAGATTGAAGTGGCTTGCAGAAATTATGTATGTGCTCGATAATAGATCGAAGTGGCTTGCAAAAATTATGTACGTGCTCGATAATAGACTGAAGTGGCTTGCAGAAATTATGTACGTGTTCGATAATTGATCGAAGTGGCTTGCAGAAATTATGTACGTGCTCGATAATAGACTGAAGTGGCTTGCAGAAATTATGTACGTGTTTGATAATAGATCGAAGTGGCTTGCAGAAATTATGTACGTGGTCGATAATAGATCGAAGTGGCTTGCAGAAATTATGTACGTGCTCGATAATAGATCGAAGTGGCTTGCAGAAATTGTGTACGTGGTCGATAATAGATCGAAGTGGCTTGCAGAAATTGTGTACATGctaaataatagattgaagtggctTGCAGAAATTGTCTACGTTCTCGATAATAGATTGAATTGGCTTGCAGAAATTATGTACGTGCTCGATAACAGATTGAAGTGGATTGCAGAAATTATGTACATGCTCGATAGTAGATTGAAGTGGCTTGCAGAAATTATGTATGTGCTCGATAATAGATCGAAGTGGCTTGCAAAAATTATGTACGTGCTCGATAATAGACTGAAGTGGCTTGCAGAAATTATGTACGTGTTCGATAATAGATCGAAGTGGCTTGCAGAAATTATGTACGTGGTCGATAATAGATCGAAGTGGCTTGCAGAAATTATGTACGTGGTCGATAATAGATCGAAGTGGCTTGCAGAAATTGTGTACGTGGTCGATAATAGATCGAAGTGGCTTGCAGAAATTGTGTACGTGctaaataatagattgaagtggctTGCAGAAATTGTCTACGTTCTcgataatagattgaagtggcttgcagaaattatgtacgtgctcgataatagattgaagtggcTTGTAGTCAATGTAGGGTCTATTAGCCaatcactatattttttttttaatcaggtttTGAAGTAGAATTTTTGGAATAAAGTCACGATGCAATATCTATGCTTAGTGAATAATTTAATTGGTTGTAAATACACTGATATGGATAGCAGCTGATagaaggctatttttttttccagatttgtgTAAGATTCCAAATGGAATAAGGGGtaaatatatgctctctctctctctctctctctttctctctctctctctctctctctctctctctctctctcactctctctctctctctctctctctcctaacctttCATTTCTGATGTTTATTGGTGATAATGGTGATCTCACCTACAAAAACGTGATAGATATACGACCAAATTAGCAATTAGTACCTggcttacatatacagtatatgcaaatatatatatatatatatgcatatatataatatatatatgcgtgtgtttgtgtatatatatatatatatatatatatactatacgtgtgtttgtctatatttatatatatgcatgtactatacgtgtatatatatatatatatatatatgtgtgtgtgtatgtgtgtgtttgtgtgtgtatatatatatatatatatatacatatatttcatatatatgtataaatacgtgtgtctatatatatatatatatatatatattctgtgtaaacACCCGGAAGTCAAATGAGCAATATCGAAACATGACTAAATATCTATGTTCAAAAACTTGATAAAACCGAAGTAAAAAGACATAATTGGCAAACTCACCTCTACCACCTTCTGCATGATATACGATGACTTACAACCGCGTTATGCACGTACATAACAACTTCAAGTGTCCACAGGCTTTGTGGTAGGCTACTTGCTATTTTTTCAATTTCAGGCACGATTGTGAAATTTCCTTCCACAGgcaacgatttctctctctctctctctctctctctctctctctctctctctctcattccagatTACAAAAAAAGTTAACTCGGCACTCTCTCTGTCATTCCAGCGTAGAGaaaaggttatctctctctctttcattctagCTTACATAAAAGGTTAActtgatgcctctctctctctctctctctctctctctctcagagttccTCTGGGTAATATATAGCTTAAAgaaattgtgctctctctctctctctctctctctctctctctcagagttccTCTGGGTAATATATAGCTTAAAgaaattgtgctctctctctctctctctctctctctctctctctctctcagttcctctGGGTAATATATAGCTTAAAgaaattgtgctctctctctctctctctctctctctctctctctctctctctctcattgcaaacttgttatcatcttttatacataaactttcAGACTCTCTTGCTGATTCAACTGGAAACCAGTAAAGATAAAACAACTTTTGCAACGCCATTCTTCTTTATTGCAAAATGCATTACAAGTTTCATTGTGGATTTATTCGCTATAAATGATGTTAGAGACTTTTTTTAGAAGGTTTTCCACCTTATGGGAGACACAGACTCCTGCTATTAATAGCGATGCTTACATCCAAATAATAACTTAACATAAAAGTGTGAgagtataaagtttttttttttaagtatttcaacATTTCCTgcgaattattaattttttttttaaggtcaaaAAATGTACTGTTGGATACTTGAGTCACTGCTACACCCAGTCCTAAAGAAGAGCACCCAGCCTCTCCCTTATTGCAGGGCTAGTTCTTttctttagccccgcccaccacttttgccatctctccctacactctcTATTTATTTGCTCGACACTAAAAAAGCTACTTGGCGTCATAATTAATAATCATTGATTAATTTATTCTTCGAATTATTTTAGTACCAAtatagaaaacaaaatgaaaatataacgAAGAGATAGAGCAATGATTATGGAAACAGTTAGTAAAGATTATTACGACCTGGCAACTCTCTCGTCCTTGCATATTGCCAGATGTAGGATCACTTTGTGCATACCTGATAGAAATCTCTCCTCTCCTTGTTAAGTGCCCAAGGCTTCATTTCCTGTGAAGTTTATTATAAATatggtacattctctctctctctctctcctctctctctctctctctctctctctctctctctcccaattactTTTACAAGTCAATCCATCCATTGATTCATCACTGATGATATTTTGATTCCTTGAAATTGTTTTTACTTAACTTGATATATTTGATATGAATAAAAGTTAGACAAAGATGTATAAAATGTAATCAAATAGAGAGGTTTTTCATTCAGACaggataaaattttaaaattttaaaattttaaaattgaatatatgctgttttttatatttacattcaatgatgtacttgaaagaaaaaataaacttatgtgttaaagagtcttcaaagtgataTCAATAACTgctgatataaaatatcttaaattttttaAGTTACAATTAAAGTACACTCACCATTCTCACAGCGGTCTTGTTATTTGacataattaaattcataaatattcttataaatgagtgaaaaatatttccagcatttaAAAATCTACGATTATGATcgaagtgatgaagatgataaaCAACATAAAATTATTTCACATTCACAAGATTTACTAAAAGTGAAATAGATTTAGCAAATAATATTTCTCAATACAAACAAGAGTGCAGCCTCCCTGGAGCTAAACGTATTAAGGCGAAAGGTTCCAATTCCATAATGGTTGGAATTACGTATTCCAATTCCATAATGGGCCAATGTAACTATTAGCAGAAACAATGGTCTGAAGTTTGAGCGAACATGCAGACATGATATCCCCAAGAGATGGGAGGCGAATCAACTTGGTTAATGCGATGCCTGGCGGACGAGAACACAGTCCAATCAGCAGGAAAATGGTGCGAGGGAAGTCTTGGAGACAGGTGAGGAAATTACAAAGGAAATTATAAGAAATTCTGGGAATTTTACATGTAGGGAGATGAATAAATGGAATTTAAGGAAGGTGGGTGAATTATAGATAATgaaaagaaggtaaaatgaaaagtTGAACTAAATTTAAAGAGGTAAGAATTTTGAAAGTTGTGAGGTGCTTCAATGATTCAATAAGAAGTTGACAGAAGTTGGAAAGTGTTTTAGGGTCTGTGTATCAGGAGGGAAATTACAAgaaattcttgggattttagatGTTGGGAGATGATTGAATGGAATCTAAGGAACAGAGAATGAGAAGTTAGAATAAGAAGTTGACAGAAGTTGGAAGGGGTTTTAGGGTCTGTGGATAGGAGGGAAATTAAAAgaaattcttgggattttagatGTAGGGAGATGATTGAATGGAATCTAAGGAACAGAGAATGAGAAGTGAGATATAAGAAGTTGACAGAAGTTGGGAAGTGTTTTAGTGTCTGTGGATAGGAGGGAAATTATAAGAAATTCTGAGAAGTTTGACAGTGGAGAGATGATTTAATGAAATTCAAGGAAGTTGGTGAAATTAAAACAAGAAGTTGACCTCAGCTGGAAGAAGTTTCAGGGTCATTGAAAGGGTGGGAAATTACAAGGAATTTTGAGAAGTTTCAAAAGTGGTGAGATGATTGAATAAATTTTAAGGAAGTTCAGAAAATTAAAGAAggaaaagatgttaaaaaaaagaagCTGAAAGAGGTTTCAGGGTTTTTGGAATGGAAGAAAATTGCCAGAGATTTTGAGAAAATTGGAAATGGTGAGATGATTAAATAGAATTTAAGGAAGTAAAGAAAATGACAgggaatgaaaaaatctaaaagaagtaaattgcaatataggtCCAGTGAAATTTCGTGAAATTGGAAGTTTTTGTAAAGATGCAGAGTATGCAGGAAATGGCATAGATATTGAGAAATGTATCAGATTAGGAATGGCACGAAAtgtaaataaattagaataaatggAAAGTTGATGGTAATTACCAGCTGCAAGAAACTTCATGGAATTTCACGGAATTGAAGGGAGCCTTAAAAGATAATGGGAGGAACTGATATTGAAAGGatgttcttaataaaaaaaatagataaaaattcaaGATGATTAAAAAATATTCTGAAATTCTGACATGGCagcttttctttttatcattatccaTATACTTATTGATTGTCAATTGCTTTTAAGGGTCATAAATGatataatttattacaataatCAATTTTTAAGGCAAGTATAGTAACTATTTGGATGTAATTCATTTTACATACTCTTTTATGTCTATATTCATCTACTTATGCATCtatctatttattgtttttgtGGTTATAAAGTTATTAGTATAAGCCTTAAGAATTTCTTTCGCTATTATAAATTTTCGTCATGAGTAGAATAATTcaaaatttaatcttatatattcttAAGATAGCAATTATGTATTTTGACATCTGAAGAAGAGAGAAAAACCTCAAAGTAGAGTTCTCTTTCCATTGAAGTATAATACCCCTTCGTATGAAGAAATTTGTTCCAAATACAACAATTATTTCTATCttgttaaatagaaataaattttccacCCAGGAATTCAAGTTCACGTAACTTACATAGTAATAGTATCGAACTTTAAAAatagtctatctctctctctctctctctctctctctctctctctctctctctcgttaccagcCTTCATGGCAAATCTTTAGGAAAATTTTTAAGATAAGAATGGTCCTGAagtcacagtatttttttttctgtaatactgCGTTTAAAGACATATCTGGGTACTTTTAAAATGTCCTTAGAT from the Palaemon carinicauda isolate YSFRI2023 unplaced genomic scaffold, ASM3689809v2 scaffold1267, whole genome shotgun sequence genome contains:
- the LOC137635454 gene encoding uncharacterized protein, with protein sequence MYVLDNRLKWLAEIMYVFDNRSKWLAEIMYVVDNRSKWLAEIMYVLDNRSKWLAEIVYVVDNRSKWLAEIVYMLNNRLKWLAEIVYVLDNRLNWLAEIMYVLDNRLKWIAEIMYMLDSRLKWLAEIMYVLDNRSKWLAKIMYVLDNRLKWLAEIMYVFDNRSKWLAEIMYVVDNRSKWLAEIMYVVDNRSKWLAEIVYVVDNRSKWLAEIVYVLNNRLKWLAEIVYVLDNRLKWLAEIMYVLDNRLKWLVVNKLDPDIKEEIYSRITSAIPLQEAIFLPSPLSKYESHTIANIGCAREGKGCEEGYIESRKDFSVRTTPRMRKRFEIALDSFQEFRE